The segment TCGTCTTAGAAAATGAAGATGCCATTATTATTTCATTCAGAGGTACCCAGACAGATCCCGATTGGATAGCAGATGCAGAAATATTTCAGAAACCCTTCCCTTATTGTCATACTCAACCTCTTGTCCATGGTGGCTTCCTATCCGTTTATGAATCCTTGCGGGCAGAACTTCTGAGCCTTCTCGAACGCCTTGACTCTTCCAAAAGCCTTTTTGTGACCGGGCATAGTCTCGGCGGTGCACTGGCCACCCTATTTTCATTGGATTGTGCTATGAATACGGATTTCTCAGCAGTTTACATCTACACCTTTGGAGCGCCTAGAGTTGGCGACGAAGCATTTGCCAGCCTCTTCAACGAGACTGTTCCCGCATCCATCCGTTTCGTAAACCTGGCTGACTTGGTTCCATTTGTTCCACCGACAAAAGTCGTCGCCCCCATCAGCAAAAAAACCTGGCACTACAAACACACCCAAACACCATCACGCTTCCTACTAACCGAAGGCTCCATCGTCAAAAACCACAGCATCGAAACCTATATCAAGGCAATGAAGGAAAAGTTGTAAAAAAAGTTCAAAAGGGGGTCAGACCCCCAAAGGATTTTCGTTACCGACGTCGAAGGAACACAAAAAAAGAAGGGCCAGCCTGCCCCTCTCTCTTAGTTATCGCTTGCTA is part of the Sutcliffiella sp. FSL R7-0096 genome and harbors:
- a CDS encoding lipase family protein; the protein is MYYRNILSKEWAIFLAECCQLAYDQYHQNGIFSIPPGFELIKEFKGVSFHSLEWFGFVLENEDAIIISFRGTQTDPDWIADAEIFQKPFPYCHTQPLVHGGFLSVYESLRAELLSLLERLDSSKSLFVTGHSLGGALATLFSLDCAMNTDFSAVYIYTFGAPRVGDEAFASLFNETVPASIRFVNLADLVPFVPPTKVVAPISKKTWHYKHTQTPSRFLLTEGSIVKNHSIETYIKAMKEKL